ATGCTTATATCCCGAGTTATCTTTTTACGAATTCACCATTTGTACTAGGAAAAAATGGCATGTATACTCTGGCTGAAAAAGTTAAAGAACAACCTGTGAACCAAGTGAAATTACTGATAAATCCATCAGAAGCCGATCTTACGAATAATGAGGTCGTTATCAATTATAAAAGTATGGATGTTTCGGTTTTAGATAGAAAGTTTACAGTAAACAAGGTCAAAAAATTTTCTACAACAGATTATACCAATCTACTGCCAGATGAAGAAATCACTTCTGACAGTGAGGAATATCCTGAAATAAGTATCGAAGAGAATCAAATTCGCGTGAAAAACAAAAAATTAACGCAAGCAATCATCGTTAGTTTTACTTTAGGCAAAAATAATTATTATAATGCTGCGGGTGATTATGCAAAAATCAGTCAAACAAATGATAGCTTTGACCCAGTCGATACAACGTCTACCAGATTTTATTTTAATAACAATTTAGCAAAAAGTTTTACACTAAAAACAAGTGAGACGTATGCTAATATTGCTGAAGGAACCTTGGTGGTCAATAAAAACAACGGTTTTGCATTGATTAAAGGGACAAAAATCGACCTTGCCAATATTGTCCCGTCAAACGATTCGAAAGAACTTTCCAGCTTAAGAGAAGTTACGGATGGAGAAGGTAATCCTTTACCAGCCTCAACTATTTCAGTGAGTGGTGGTGGTTATTCAGCGTGGGCTGTCACTATCAATGATGATCAGTTGAAAAATGGCTTGATCGTAAAATTGAATTTTAATTTCACCACAAGTGGCTCGAAAAGTTACACAGGAGGAAATTCAAGTCATCCGTTTATTGACTATCGCGGCTCTACAACAACACAAAGTTATTTAAACAATAATTGGTCGGGGAAATTTGATATCGATAACTCTGGCGCAGGTGGCGGTGGAAATCTGATCTTAAAAGATATGACGATCACTATGATCGATTCTGTGACCAATAAACCGTTAGCTGGTGCAACATACGAGATCATCGATAAAGATGGAAAGGTAAAAGATACGCTAACATCAAATGCAAACGGTCAAATTCTTCTAAAAGAATATGTCGTTACAAACTATACCTTGAAAGAAATCAGTCCGCCAGAGGGCTATGTGTCCAATCAGGATTATAAAGATCCAGGTAAGGAAATCACTTTGACGCCAACCGGTGAAAACAAACTGACGATTCCCTACGTTAAAGAAGGTAAAATCAACGTTCATTTTACCTATCAAGATGGAACGGATATAGAAACGATCGATCCGATAACGATCAAAGGCGGTAACGGTACTATCGTTAATTTAAAAGAGCAAAAAGCAATCACAGATCAACTTGATGCGTTAGCGCTAGAAAACCTAGATTATCGCTTTTTGACCTTTGATAAAGGAAAAATGGATGGATCAGAGGAAGCATTGACGATTCCATATGATAGTGAAACAGTCTATTATAAATATGAAGGACTGATTTCGTTAAAAGTTCCTGAACTTTTAACCTTTGAAACAGGCTTCGTCACACCCTTTGAGCAAGTGCTTTCTTATGCTAATACAGATGATTTTGAAGTAGGATTTAGAGATAGTCGCCAAATTACGACCTCTGCTACAACAAAAAATGGCAAGACGCGAGGCAATATTCGCTTAAATGCTTTCTTATCGAAAGAATTTACGACACAAGAAAATAAAGTGCTAAAAGATGCCCGTTTGATTTACCGAAATGGTGCAACGGATGTTGTTTTGAATGGATCTGGCGGAGAATTAGTGAATAATAAACAAGATGCTAACGATAAAGGGAAGAAAGATTTCAATTTCATTTTAGATACAGCGGGAAGTGAAAACCGAGGCTTTAAACTGGAAGTACCAGCTAAAGGGACATTAGCTGATGACTATACAGGGGAAGTTACTTGGGAGATTATTCAGGAGCCCTGAATCACTTAGTTGAAAGTAAATATCAATAAGAAGTAGCCTAAGATTTAGTAAGCAAATCTTAGGTTATTTTTATATATGTTTGCTAGAGAGTTAAGTAGTCCAGTAAATGATTTGGAAATACGTTATTTGATCAAAAATGCGTTGACTGCTGCAGTGGATGATCGAGAGGTCTATTATGAAGGGAATCGATATTAGTTATTACTATGAAGGCTATACTGAATATAGTACAGAAGATCTATAATAAAAAAGCCTTCCTGAAAAAAACGCTCAGATTAAGTGTTTTTTTCAGGAAGTTTTTAATGGTTAAAATCGAAACGAATCCACCAAGCAACTCACAAATTCCTCATAAGAATCGGCTTGTAACAGTGCATCGATCGTTTCCTTATTATCCAACGATTCAATAATCAAGTTAAAAATCTTCCGAAACTCCTTTCGCTCCGACTGATTTATCGCAATCATCACCACGATTTGGACCAGATCAAAGCAGGAAAATGTGATTTTATCGGGCTCAATTATTATGATAGTAAAACGGTGGAGCACGTGACTGAACAAGACCGTGCTAAAGAATTAGTGATCAATAAAGCGGGTGAAGTAGGTTCGACTGAAAAAGAAGTGATTGAAGGAATCTATAAAGGTTGTAGTAATCCATATTTAGAAAGAAATGACTGGGATTGGGAAATCGATCCAGAAGGGTTGTGGATTACATTAAATCGGATTTATCAGCGTTATGAAATACCGTTGATCATCACAGAAAATGGCTTAGGAGCAATCGATACACTAAACGAGAAACACCAAATTCGTGACGACTATCGCATTGATTATTTAAAGAAGCATCTTGAACAGGTTCATTTAGCCATTGTTCAGGATGGTGTAGAGGTTTTTGGTTTTTACCCATGGTCTTTTATTGATTTGATCAGTACAACTAGTGGCTTTAGAAAGCGGTATGGGTTTGTTTATGTAGATCGAACGGATACCGATGTCAGAGAATTGACTAGGTATAAAAAAGATAGTTTTTATTGGTATCAGGGAGTTATTAGGGGAAATGGAAAAAGGTTGTAACTTTAGAGCGTAAAAAAATAAAAGTGAAGGTAGATCAGATTCTAGCTAAGATGGAATCTGATCTTTTTTGAATATTGTCTGTCTGTTACCAGTAGAAGGTCTAAACTCTTAGTGAGTTAAGAAAAAATTTCAGTAACCTCTTTACCTAGTGAGCGCGCAATGTTAAGTGCCAACGAGTCAGAAGGTTTATATTTTCCTTTTTCAATACTTTGAATCGTTTGAATCGAAACATCGACCTTATCGGCAAGCTCTTCTTGGGTCATACTACTGTTGCTACGGGTTTCTTGCAAATTGTTTTTGATCGGTTTTTTCATAAATGATAGCCTCTTTCTTTTGTGATTATGATAGTAAAAAAATAACGCACGCAACATTTATTAGCAATTTTGATTAAAATATATACTAATTCTAACTTTGTGAATTATATTTAATACTTAGCGGTGAGCTACAGATGAATGGAAAGCGTTCCTTTTATCAATGACTTCTAGCATGAATAACTTCCCCAAGTTTTATGATTGCTAGGAGTTTTTTTGTCTAGGAATCAAAAGTTAAATAGTATTGAGTAATTACACTTCAATTTCTATTAGCTAACAACTAGATACTTATAATAATATCAGATATTAAAGGCTTTATAAACTTATTATTGAACTAATTGTTAAAAAAGCATGGAATAATGCTGTCTTTGTCTTGAAATAAATATTTTATGCTGAAATAACCTTTGGAAGGATAGGAAATAATGGAAATACATGAAGTTTTGAAGTTATTTAGAAAACAAATGGATTTCACGCAGAAAGAAATTTTAACTAATTTTGATCCTTCTGTTTATTCTAGAATTGAAAATGGAAAACAGGAACTCAAAATAACAGACTTGAAAAAAATAATTAATGTATTATCACTTTTACCAGAAGAAGTTTTTGCTATGGCTCCGTTAGATATAGAGCAACAAGAGTTTAAAACTCTGTACTTGTATTGTGTTCAGAACTTGCAAGATGAAATTGTCAAACAGGAGTTAGTTAATTATTTTAAAGAACTTTCAAACAAAAATAAGAATTTAAGAGAACTATCCAATTATTTTGCTATACAATGTTATTTTTCTCAATTATGGGATGAGATTGACGAAGTAAAGTTAGAGGAATTAGAAAATATCTACTCTTTGATGAGTGGTAAAAAGGATTATCAGCACTATGACTACATAATTATTAGGAATGCGATGAAATTCCTTAAAAAAGAAAAAGCAGATGTACTTATACAAAAAATTTTTCTTACTGAAGTACAACAAACTATAAAGGTTAACGATTCTTTTTATTATATTCTTTTGAATGCAATAACATCTAGGATTTACGAAAAAGAGTATTATCTTGCAAGAAAATATATTTATTTAGCTAAGAAAAATGATAAAGTGCGAAAAGATTTTCATTATCAAACACATTTAAAGTATTTAGAAAATTTATTAGATTATGTAAATATCGGTGATTATCAATATATACAGAGAATTCAAGAGTATATACATTTACTAAAAGATATAGGTGATATTGATTTAGCAGATCAAATTAGTACCGATGTCAAACTAGTTTTAGCTGGCATGGACGAACACATCGATAAAAAAGATTTTCCAGTTGTTTTTGTAAAACATAATTAAATGATCAATTTTTTTTACTTCCAGTTACAGGTAAACCCTCAGCATATCTCCACCTCTTCCCTTCCACCCCAAAAACCTCTATAATAAAAACAGAAATCAAAAGAGAAGAGGAAGATTTTTGCGTATATTATTTATAGGAGATGTAGTAGGATCTCTAGGTCGCGATACAATCACCACCTATTTACCAAAACTAAAGAAAAAATATCGTCCCCAAGTAACGATTCTTAATGGCGAGAATGCGGCAGCAGGTAGAGGGATCACTGGGAAGATCTACAAGAAGTTTTTACAAGATGGTGCAGATGTTGTCACACTAGGTAATCACACTTGGGATAATAAAGAGATCTTTGAGTTTATCGATGATGCGAAAAAAATGATCCGACCAGCTAACTTTCCGCAAGGGACACCAGGACAAGGAATGGTGTTTGTGAAGGTCAACCAGCTTGAGTTGGCTGTAATCAATATGCAGGCCCGTGTTTTTATGGCAGATATTGACGATCCTTTTCGTAAAGCAGAAGAATTGATTGCTGAAGCACGCAAGCGGACGCCGTTGATTTTTGTTGATTTTCATGGCGAAACTACCAGTGAAAAACAAGCAATGGGCTGGTTTTTAGATGGTAAAGTCAGCGCTGTTGTAGGGACTCATACACATGTTCAGACCAATGATGCACGAATTTTGCCAGCAGGAACGGCCTTTTTAAGTGATGTTGGTATGACTGGACCATATGATGGCATATTAGGTATGAAGCGGGAACCGATCATAGAAAAATTTATCACAGCCTTACCAAAACGTTTTGAAGTTGTTGAAGAAGGAAGAAGTTTACTATCTGCTTGTGTCATTGATATCGATGATCAAACAGGTCAAGCTAAAAAAATAGAACCGATCCAGATCAGTGAAGATCGACCATTTGAAGAATAGATTTAT
The DNA window shown above is from Enterococcus sp. 12C11_DIV0727 and carries:
- a CDS encoding SpaA isopeptide-forming pilin-related protein, with the translated sequence MIGIFIATSLSSKNKLQAQEVQPTRAITDNIFQEAKIIVPSEKSRVLEQEDYLKNDSEVKVTMTFKFTNKNYKTGDTFETTLPEGFTYTQVIEGGLSDTATYRIDPATRKLALTMIKDVQSAEYKLDLVTRIKFDSKLNSKQTMPFETQTPTNYIFHLYEKTSTQYLYGKTFDKEKNETTLMPTSGGAYGAMDVNYARVDLSKNNLQVSFSKKLMPSGWSDGYVNATQDLSSFKFYTYETMIDGTRIGEKKELKVNEDFDVIEKTNELSQIKFKEKFHEALEVSEGEMNFDYTGFNPISNGKRGTVASWMTFIVYPGTTTDNFISYSRFSVNFFVVELGYLGLGTIVADTNVKENERLVKTPIYINGTNQQLKKGDTFILTNDKDPALVAVDTKLAQEYNVTFNANGSIVEGTKKAISNWKITSDVFGEVTLTYLGEDTTGTLGLDIYTGIDETVTPSYNSKYILSGNGYETNGTTAFKGQAANMKSGTFNTEKNSIAWTATINSLYQKITKITDTFGDGVKAGTLKNLKISSVEFGKNGVKKELVEGTDYELVDSSDHFEIKFLKEVKEKLTVTYETGVDLKTINPKDSRATNTITPKFIFASSTEKEFLTVGYAYIPSYLFTNSPFVLGKNGMYTLAEKVKEQPVNQVKLLINPSEADLTNNEVVINYKSMDVSVLDRKFTVNKVKKFSTTDYTNLLPDEEITSDSEEYPEISIEENQIRVKNKKLTQAIIVSFTLGKNNYYNAAGDYAKISQTNDSFDPVDTTSTRFYFNNNLAKSFTLKTSETYANIAEGTLVVNKNNGFALIKGTKIDLANIVPSNDSKELSSLREVTDGEGNPLPASTISVSGGGYSAWAVTINDDQLKNGLIVKLNFNFTTSGSKSYTGGNSSHPFIDYRGSTTTQSYLNNNWSGKFDIDNSGAGGGGNLILKDMTITMIDSVTNKPLAGATYEIIDKDGKVKDTLTSNANGQILLKEYVVTNYTLKEISPPEGYVSNQDYKDPGKEITLTPTGENKLTIPYVKEGKINVHFTYQDGTDIETIDPITIKGGNGTIVNLKEQKAITDQLDALALENLDYRFLTFDKGKMDGSEEALTIPYDSETVYYKYEGLISLKVPELLTFETGFVTPFEQVLSYANTDDFEVGFRDSRQITTSATTKNGKTRGNIRLNAFLSKEFTTQENKVLKDARLIYRNGATDVVLNGSGGELVNNKQDANDKGKKDFNFILDTAGSENRGFKLEVPAKGTLADDYTGEVTWEIIQEP
- a CDS encoding helix-turn-helix transcriptional regulator, translating into MKKPIKNNLQETRSNSSMTQEELADKVDVSIQTIQSIEKGKYKPSDSLALNIARSLGKEVTEIFS
- a CDS encoding TIGR00282 family metallophosphoesterase gives rise to the protein MRILFIGDVVGSLGRDTITTYLPKLKKKYRPQVTILNGENAAAGRGITGKIYKKFLQDGADVVTLGNHTWDNKEIFEFIDDAKKMIRPANFPQGTPGQGMVFVKVNQLELAVINMQARVFMADIDDPFRKAEELIAEARKRTPLIFVDFHGETTSEKQAMGWFLDGKVSAVVGTHTHVQTNDARILPAGTAFLSDVGMTGPYDGILGMKREPIIEKFITALPKRFEVVEEGRSLLSACVIDIDDQTGQAKKIEPIQISEDRPFEE
- a CDS encoding family 1 glycosylhydrolase encodes the protein MDQIKAGKCDFIGLNYYDSKTVEHVTEQDRAKELVINKAGEVGSTEKEVIEGIYKGCSNPYLERNDWDWEIDPEGLWITLNRIYQRYEIPLIITENGLGAIDTLNEKHQIRDDYRIDYLKKHLEQVHLAIVQDGVEVFGFYPWSFIDLISTTSGFRKRYGFVYVDRTDTDVRELTRYKKDSFYWYQGVIRGNGKRL
- a CDS encoding helix-turn-helix domain-containing protein, with amino-acid sequence MEIHEVLKLFRKQMDFTQKEILTNFDPSVYSRIENGKQELKITDLKKIINVLSLLPEEVFAMAPLDIEQQEFKTLYLYCVQNLQDEIVKQELVNYFKELSNKNKNLRELSNYFAIQCYFSQLWDEIDEVKLEELENIYSLMSGKKDYQHYDYIIIRNAMKFLKKEKADVLIQKIFLTEVQQTIKVNDSFYYILLNAITSRIYEKEYYLARKYIYLAKKNDKVRKDFHYQTHLKYLENLLDYVNIGDYQYIQRIQEYIHLLKDIGDIDLADQISTDVKLVLAGMDEHIDKKDFPVVFVKHN